A portion of the Adhaeribacter radiodurans genome contains these proteins:
- a CDS encoding FtsK/SpoIIIE family DNA translocase yields MATNTYKREADNVPKAKNSPKANNEPVSRPLQAPKPVKTASPGRSFPKLKFFSLGFLRDRRFHLFIGFTLLLAALYLLIAFISYLFTGPADQSVVEALNTNNLKDSGLESENWLGLIGAWISNYFIYKWVGVASFFIIPIIFFSGYKILFRRTQVSLSYTYTICMFATVWCSLLLGYIVLRLNRVEDLSFLSGGIGYETALWFESLIGLGTAFLLAFLLIIFVVFFFNITSLSSKKVVEKSANNNLPTDNRSAVNACNAATYEQESTGINQYTNPTVEIKSEEIPEEVVEDLLEEEPELVLTQNSFTDKANVELTITKSPSFTVESSAVSNGNSMSPTKPLTGGIQLDIEPMPDYEDELFDDEDLFSDEDELGKNSDAPLNNTANILSPAPEFKITDLPVEPLGREMENYDPTLDLARYQYPNIELLNDYNSGKVQVSKEELEANKDKIVETLANYAIGIASIKATIGPTVTLYEIVPDAGVRISKIKNLEDDIALSLAALGIRIIAPIPGKGTIGIEVPNKKKEMVAIKSILSTEKFQKSEMDLPIAFGKTITNEVFITDLAKMPHLLMAGATGQGKSVGLNAILTSLIYKKHPSQLKFVLVDPKKVELSLFNKIERHFLAKLPDSDEPIITDTKKVINTLNSLCMEMDMRYDLLKDAGCRNLKEYNQKFIERRLNPKKGHRFMPFIVLVIDELADLMMTAGKEVETPIARLAQLARAIGIHLVVATQRPSVNVITGIIKANFPCRISFKVTSKIDSRTILDTGGAEQLVGQGDMLFSVGSDLIRLQCAFVDTPEVDRICDFIGDQQGYNDAYLLPEFFGDESGNDKADFDPATRDSLFEEAARIIVTHQQGSTSLLQRRLKLGYNRAGRLIDQLEAAGVVGPFEGSKARDVLIPDEYSLEQLLNTMEK; encoded by the coding sequence ATGGCGACGAATACTTACAAACGGGAGGCAGATAATGTGCCGAAAGCAAAAAATAGCCCGAAGGCTAACAATGAGCCGGTTAGCCGCCCTTTACAAGCACCTAAACCGGTAAAAACAGCTTCTCCGGGACGTTCTTTTCCAAAATTAAAATTTTTTAGCCTCGGCTTTCTCCGTGATCGGCGGTTTCATTTATTTATTGGCTTTACTTTGCTGCTGGCAGCTTTGTATTTACTAATTGCCTTTATTTCTTATTTATTTACCGGTCCTGCGGATCAAAGTGTAGTTGAGGCGCTGAACACCAATAACTTAAAGGATTCTGGCCTGGAATCGGAAAACTGGCTGGGTTTGATTGGCGCCTGGATTTCGAATTATTTTATTTATAAGTGGGTAGGCGTTGCCTCCTTCTTTATTATTCCCATTATTTTTTTCAGCGGCTATAAAATTTTATTCCGGCGTACCCAAGTTTCTCTTTCGTATACCTACACCATTTGTATGTTTGCTACGGTGTGGTGTAGTTTACTGTTGGGATATATAGTGCTGCGCCTGAATCGGGTCGAAGATTTATCTTTTTTAAGTGGGGGCATTGGTTACGAAACAGCTCTGTGGTTTGAAAGTCTGATTGGCTTAGGTACCGCTTTTTTACTGGCTTTTTTACTCATTATTTTTGTCGTTTTCTTTTTTAATATTACCAGTCTTTCGAGTAAAAAAGTAGTGGAGAAATCCGCTAATAATAACCTGCCTACTGACAACCGGTCGGCTGTAAATGCCTGCAATGCGGCTACTTACGAGCAAGAATCAACCGGCATAAATCAATATACCAATCCTACTGTCGAAATAAAATCAGAGGAAATTCCGGAAGAAGTTGTAGAAGATCTTTTGGAGGAAGAACCAGAACTGGTTTTAACCCAGAATTCTTTTACGGATAAAGCCAATGTTGAATTAACTATTACTAAATCGCCCAGCTTTACCGTTGAGTCTTCTGCTGTTAGTAACGGAAACAGTATGTCTCCTACTAAACCTTTAACCGGAGGCATTCAACTGGATATAGAACCAATGCCGGATTACGAAGATGAGCTTTTCGATGACGAAGACTTGTTTTCGGATGAAGACGAACTCGGTAAGAATTCAGATGCACCTTTAAATAATACAGCTAATATTCTTTCTCCGGCTCCTGAATTTAAAATTACTGATTTACCAGTAGAGCCTTTGGGCCGGGAAATGGAAAATTACGATCCTACTCTGGACCTAGCCCGTTACCAATACCCCAATATTGAACTGCTTAACGACTATAATTCTGGCAAAGTACAAGTTTCAAAAGAAGAACTGGAAGCCAATAAAGATAAAATTGTAGAGACGCTGGCTAATTACGCCATTGGCATTGCCAGTATTAAAGCTACCATTGGACCCACTGTAACGCTTTACGAAATTGTGCCTGACGCCGGGGTTCGTATTTCCAAAATTAAAAATCTGGAAGATGATATTGCCTTAAGTTTGGCGGCCTTGGGCATCCGGATTATTGCCCCAATTCCGGGCAAGGGAACGATCGGGATTGAGGTGCCGAATAAGAAAAAGGAAATGGTGGCCATTAAGTCTATTCTGAGTACCGAAAAATTCCAGAAAAGCGAGATGGATTTACCGATTGCTTTTGGTAAAACCATTACCAACGAAGTATTTATTACTGATTTAGCTAAAATGCCGCACTTGCTTATGGCCGGAGCTACGGGTCAAGGGAAGTCGGTGGGGTTAAATGCGATTCTTACGTCTTTGATTTATAAGAAGCACCCGAGCCAGTTAAAGTTTGTGTTAGTAGACCCGAAGAAAGTGGAGCTTTCTTTATTTAATAAAATAGAACGCCATTTCTTAGCCAAATTACCCGACAGCGACGAGCCTATTATCACCGACACCAAAAAAGTAATTAATACGCTTAATTCGTTGTGCATGGAAATGGACATGCGCTACGATTTATTAAAAGATGCCGGTTGCCGCAACCTGAAAGAATACAATCAAAAATTTATCGAACGCCGTCTCAATCCGAAAAAAGGTCACCGCTTTATGCCCTTTATAGTTTTGGTAATTGATGAGTTAGCGGATTTAATGATGACGGCCGGTAAAGAAGTTGAAACGCCTATTGCCCGTTTAGCACAGTTAGCCCGGGCTATTGGTATTCACCTGGTGGTTGCTACCCAGCGACCGTCGGTTAACGTTATTACGGGTATTATCAAAGCCAACTTCCCGTGCCGGATTTCTTTTAAAGTTACTTCTAAAATAGATTCCCGCACTATTTTAGATACTGGCGGAGCCGAACAATTAGTAGGCCAGGGCGATATGTTGTTTTCGGTAGGATCGGACTTAATTCGTTTGCAGTGTGCTTTTGTGGATACGCCCGAAGTAGATCGTATTTGTGATTTTATTGGCGATCAGCAAGGCTATAACGATGCTTATTTGTTACCTGAGTTTTTTGGAGATGAAAGTGGTAACGATAAAGCTGATTTTGATCCGGCTACGCGTGATTCTTTGTTTGAGGAGGCAGCCCGAATTATTGTAACGCACCAGCAAGGCAGTACTTCGTTGTTGCAACGCCGGTTAAAATTAGGCTATAATCGGGCCGGACGGTTGATTGACCAACTAGAAGCAGCCGGAGTGGTAGGACCTTTTGAAGGCAGCAAAGCTAGGGATGTTTTAATCCCGGACGAATACAGTTTGGAACAATTATTGAATACAATGGAAAAATAA
- a CDS encoding GNAT family N-acetyltransferase, which translates to MHLSLQSCSIRKWQPGDELALAKHANNYNIWINLRNSFPYPYTLQDAQNWILIANASEPITNFALEINGEAAGGIGLILQPDVYSKSAEIGYWLSEMYWNRGIVTEALSAITDYGFENLQLKRIYAAVFDWNIKSARVLEKAGYQFEGKLYKSVYKNGKLIDSLLYAAIKPNTGA; encoded by the coding sequence ATGCATCTTTCCCTCCAATCCTGCTCCATCCGTAAATGGCAACCGGGCGACGAATTAGCTTTGGCCAAACACGCAAATAACTACAATATCTGGATAAATCTGCGAAACTCGTTTCCGTATCCGTATACCTTGCAAGATGCGCAAAACTGGATATTAATTGCTAATGCTTCTGAACCAATAACCAATTTTGCTTTGGAAATAAACGGAGAAGCGGCCGGAGGAATAGGTTTAATATTACAACCCGATGTATACAGTAAAAGTGCCGAAATTGGTTATTGGCTAAGCGAAATGTACTGGAACCGGGGAATTGTTACGGAAGCATTAAGCGCGATAACTGATTATGGATTTGAGAATTTACAATTAAAACGCATTTACGCCGCTGTTTTCGACTGGAATATAAAATCAGCCAGAGTTTTAGAAAAAGCAGGCTATCAGTTTGAAGGCAAATTATATAAGAGTGTTTATAAAAACGGGAAGCTAATTGATTCGCTGCTTTATGCGGCTATTAAACCAAATACAGGCGCATAA
- a CDS encoding CAP domain-containing protein, with translation MWFIYWPVPRQELILPAFYTLTWQEFEKLPSVRKSIPLKQPDYELLDAAIFQVTNKIRAKEGVPLLQYLPALHRSATFHAKAMIDLDFYDHYNFKQLAYLTPDKRITAFGGFFHYSAENIAQYDIMDTKPEYCPIREGKESFNYINCDTRQLFKPYTYLAYAEALVYGWLHSPPHRKNLLSINFQYMGCAARISKNPYQQPQVPFARVAQNFGGYGPPNFTPPPN, from the coding sequence ATGTGGTTTATATATTGGCCGGTGCCTCGGCAAGAGCTCATACTACCGGCTTTTTATACTTTAACCTGGCAGGAGTTTGAAAAATTGCCCAGTGTCCGGAAAAGTATTCCCCTAAAACAGCCTGATTACGAACTGCTGGACGCAGCCATTTTTCAGGTTACTAATAAAATCCGGGCTAAAGAAGGAGTGCCCCTTTTGCAGTATTTGCCCGCTTTGCACCGGTCCGCTACTTTCCACGCAAAGGCTATGATTGATTTGGATTTTTACGATCATTACAACTTCAAACAACTAGCTTACTTAACCCCAGATAAGCGGATAACGGCTTTTGGCGGCTTTTTTCATTATTCAGCGGAAAATATTGCCCAGTACGATATTATGGATACCAAGCCGGAGTATTGTCCGATACGGGAAGGAAAAGAGTCTTTTAATTATATAAATTGCGATACACGCCAGTTGTTTAAGCCTTATACTTACCTGGCCTACGCCGAAGCATTAGTGTATGGTTGGTTGCATTCTCCTCCGCACCGGAAAAATCTATTAAGTATTAATTTCCAATATATGGGTTGTGCCGCCCGTATTTCTAAAAACCCTTATCAGCAACCGCAGGTACCTTTTGCCCGGGTTGCCCAAAACTTTGGTGGGTACGGTCCGCCCAATTTTACCCCACCTCCCAATTAA
- a CDS encoding LolA family protein, whose amino-acid sequence MKRITLFVFIIALTINQFAQAQDPKARQILDAMSKKYQSMKAFRANFNQTLENTTSKVKENLEGEITVMGNKFRLKTEDQEIINNGNTIWTYIKSENEVNISENDPDDEAMTPDKIFTMYKKGYKSAYVEEAKEDGELCDVIELSPEDRNDPVFKVRLNISKKDKSLKSWKMFRSNGNRYTYTITNFAPNPNVDNNYFAFDKSKFKGVKVIDLR is encoded by the coding sequence ATGAAAAGAATCACTCTGTTCGTATTTATTATAGCTTTAACCATAAACCAGTTTGCGCAGGCTCAAGACCCAAAGGCTCGTCAGATTTTGGATGCGATGAGCAAAAAGTACCAATCCATGAAGGCCTTTCGGGCTAATTTTAACCAAACGCTGGAAAACACCACCAGTAAGGTAAAAGAAAATCTGGAAGGGGAAATTACAGTAATGGGAAATAAGTTTCGTTTGAAAACCGAAGATCAGGAAATCATTAATAATGGCAATACCATCTGGACCTATATAAAATCAGAAAACGAGGTAAATATCTCGGAGAACGATCCGGATGATGAGGCCATGACCCCAGACAAAATCTTTACTATGTACAAGAAAGGCTACAAGTCGGCTTACGTAGAAGAAGCAAAAGAAGACGGGGAATTATGCGACGTTATTGAGCTTTCGCCCGAAGACCGGAATGACCCGGTTTTTAAAGTGCGTTTAAACATCAGCAAAAAAGATAAATCTTTAAAAAGCTGGAAAATGTTTCGCAGTAATGGAAACCGTTATACCTACACCATCACTAATTTCGCCCCTAACCCAAATGTAGATAACAACTACTTTGCTTTTGATAAATCTAAATTTAAAGGAGTAAAAGTAATTGATTTACGATAA
- a CDS encoding TonB-dependent receptor, which translates to MKVYRCFLFFSCILLFHSRAQAQQVVPSTVSTPDTMVLISASATNQPLVQVLTTIQEKYKIRFYYRPEWLEEKVVTLNINQVPLSQGLKQILQGITLDFIIYHPTAVVILPNATTIVNNAAEIKEEKTFVESDKVIIGDRRYARVNKKLTLMGYLKDSISGEPIIGANVVEKNQGIGTATDKNGFYSLVLSTGYHPLTFSSLGYENAEKVIALYSNGTYNQSLVKSAVQLSEVEIRSRANKLDNLAAIQSGVTKLDLSQVKKLPAFMGEIDVVKTLKLMPGVSSIGEAASGFNVRGGNVDQNLILMDEAPIFNSSHLFGFFSVFNPDALQDITLYRGGIPAQYGGRISSVLEVKQKEGNFEKWEGNGGIGPITGRLALQGPIIKNKTSVLVAGRSSYSNWVLNRMHDSDLRQSKASFYDVSAKISHKLSDKDKITLTAYSSQDKFGFAVDTIYSWYNKAASLLYGHTFTDRFFLDVAAVYSDYNFRINVDEPNNASVYKNGIRQQSLKATFTYITGPHELQFGAMVNNYLFSPGQIKPNSSYSQIIPITLDAKRAREGGIFINDEFTITPRLSLMAGIRFSVYQHLGPGKVFSYAEDQPQKEETIIDTLQYGSGKIMKTYGGIEPRLSLRFRLTENSSVKAGYNRIRQYIHLVSNTAAASPVDTWTTSSTSIQPQIGDQVSLGIFQNLAQNTFETSAEVYYKDIQHILDYKNGAVLYLNNNLETELLQGKGRAYGAEFTLNKKSGRLSGWVNYTYSRIQLQINGKTPEETINYGEYYPANYEKPHTLNIVSNYQFNRRVNFGANFTYSTGRPISAPISYYQYDVFSVPNYALRNQYRIPDYHRLDLSIGIQTGYKKKKKWAGSWNFSVYNAYARKNAYSVFFKKVYGAPPQPYRLAVVGTLIPSVTYDFKF; encoded by the coding sequence ATGAAAGTTTACCGCTGCTTTTTATTTTTTAGTTGTATCCTTCTTTTTCATTCGCGCGCGCAAGCCCAACAGGTAGTGCCTTCAACCGTTTCCACTCCGGATACAATGGTACTTATTTCGGCTTCGGCTACTAACCAGCCTTTAGTTCAGGTATTAACCACAATTCAGGAGAAGTACAAAATTCGTTTCTATTACCGCCCCGAATGGTTAGAAGAAAAAGTAGTTACCCTTAACATCAATCAAGTGCCTTTAAGTCAAGGCTTGAAACAAATTTTACAGGGAATCACGCTGGATTTTATTATTTACCACCCAACAGCCGTAGTAATTTTGCCTAATGCCACTACTATAGTAAATAATGCTGCTGAAATAAAAGAAGAAAAAACCTTCGTTGAAAGTGATAAAGTAATAATCGGGGATCGGCGATATGCCCGCGTAAATAAGAAACTTACCTTAATGGGTTATTTGAAAGATAGTATTTCCGGCGAGCCGATTATTGGTGCCAATGTGGTAGAGAAGAATCAGGGAATTGGTACTGCCACCGATAAAAACGGTTTTTATTCTTTGGTACTCAGTACGGGCTACCATCCGCTTACGTTTAGCTCGTTAGGCTATGAAAATGCCGAAAAAGTAATTGCCTTGTACAGCAATGGTACTTACAATCAATCCTTAGTAAAATCAGCAGTTCAGTTATCCGAAGTTGAGATTAGAAGTAGAGCTAATAAACTGGATAATCTGGCCGCTATTCAATCCGGGGTGACGAAACTGGATTTAAGTCAGGTAAAAAAGTTACCGGCTTTTATGGGAGAGATAGACGTGGTGAAAACCTTGAAACTTATGCCCGGCGTAAGTTCTATTGGCGAGGCAGCGAGTGGTTTTAACGTGCGGGGCGGCAACGTAGACCAAAACTTAATTTTAATGGATGAGGCTCCTATTTTTAATTCTTCGCACTTGTTTGGGTTTTTCTCGGTTTTTAACCCCGATGCTTTGCAAGATATAACTTTATACCGCGGCGGCATTCCGGCTCAGTACGGCGGACGCATTTCTTCGGTGCTGGAAGTAAAGCAAAAAGAAGGGAATTTTGAGAAATGGGAAGGAAACGGTGGCATTGGTCCGATAACCGGCCGCTTAGCTTTGCAGGGCCCCATTATTAAAAATAAAACGTCGGTTTTGGTGGCAGGTCGTAGCTCTTATTCTAACTGGGTTCTTAACCGCATGCACGACTCCGATCTAAGGCAAAGTAAAGCCTCTTTTTATGATGTTTCGGCTAAGATAAGTCACAAACTCTCCGATAAAGATAAAATTACTTTAACCGCTTATTCCAGTCAGGATAAATTTGGTTTTGCCGTGGATACTATTTACAGTTGGTATAATAAAGCCGCCAGTTTATTATACGGCCATACTTTTACCGATCGGTTTTTTCTGGATGTAGCCGCCGTGTATTCTGATTATAATTTCCGGATTAATGTGGATGAACCAAATAATGCCTCGGTTTACAAAAACGGAATCCGGCAACAAAGTTTAAAAGCTACATTTACTTATATTACCGGTCCGCATGAGTTGCAATTTGGCGCCATGGTAAATAATTATTTATTCTCGCCGGGCCAAATAAAACCGAATTCCAGTTACTCGCAAATAATACCCATTACGCTAGATGCCAAAAGAGCCCGCGAAGGAGGTATTTTTATTAACGATGAGTTTACCATTACGCCGCGCTTATCTTTAATGGCCGGAATCCGGTTTTCCGTTTACCAACACTTAGGCCCCGGTAAGGTTTTCAGCTACGCCGAAGATCAACCGCAAAAAGAAGAAACTATTATTGATACTCTTCAGTACGGTTCCGGCAAAATCATGAAAACTTACGGAGGGATAGAACCGCGCCTGTCTTTGCGATTTAGATTAACGGAAAATTCGTCGGTAAAAGCCGGTTATAACCGCATCCGGCAATATATTCATTTAGTATCCAATACAGCGGCCGCTTCGCCGGTGGATACCTGGACTACGAGTAGCACGTCCATCCAGCCTCAAATTGGCGATCAGGTAAGTTTAGGGATTTTCCAAAACCTGGCCCAAAATACCTTTGAGACTTCTGCTGAAGTTTATTATAAAGACATTCAGCATATTCTGGATTATAAAAATGGCGCTGTTCTTTATTTAAATAATAATTTAGAAACAGAATTGTTGCAAGGCAAAGGAAGGGCTTACGGAGCAGAATTTACTTTAAATAAAAAATCCGGCCGTTTATCGGGCTGGGTAAATTATACGTATAGCCGCATCCAGTTGCAGATTAATGGAAAAACTCCCGAAGAAACCATTAACTACGGCGAATACTATCCGGCTAATTACGAGAAGCCGCATACATTAAATATTGTTAGTAATTACCAATTTAACCGGCGGGTTAACTTTGGAGCTAACTTTACTTATAGTACCGGCCGGCCAATATCAGCTCCTATTTCCTACTACCAATACGATGTTTTCTCGGTGCCTAATTACGCTTTACGCAATCAATACCGGATACCAGACTACCACCGCCTGGACTTATCTATCGGGATACAAACCGGTTATAAGAAAAAGAAAAAATGGGCCGGTTCCTGGAATTTTAGTGTGTACAATGCGTATGCCCGCAAAAATGCTTATTCCGTTTTCTTTAAAAAAGTATACGGGGCTCCGCCACAACCTTACCGTTTAGCCGTAGTGGGAACCTTAATACCGTCTGTTACCTATGATTTTAAATTTTAA
- the xerD gene encoding site-specific tyrosine recombinase XerD, with translation MNWNTGLQQFKAYLQLEKSLSGNSVEAYLRDVPKLIQSLEANNLSVGPLEVQSSHVQGLLKWVNELGMTPHSQARTLSGIRAFYKFLIMEDLLAADPTETIEAPKLDRKLPDTLNYEEITQLLDAIDVSTPEGTRNKAMLETLYSSGLRVSELVELRLSNIYRDLGFVRVIGKGSKERLVPIGRDALKYLKIYLEEIRCHIPIKKGQEDYVFLNRRGAALTRVMVFTIIKNLAQKISLNKTISPHTFRHSFATHLIEGGADLRAVQEMLGHESITTTEIYTHLDRDYLKQVIQDFHPRS, from the coding sequence ATGAACTGGAACACCGGACTGCAACAATTTAAAGCCTACTTGCAACTTGAAAAATCTTTATCGGGCAATTCGGTGGAAGCCTACCTTCGCGATGTTCCAAAGTTAATTCAATCTTTAGAGGCAAACAATCTTTCGGTGGGACCTTTGGAAGTGCAATCCTCGCATGTACAAGGGTTGCTTAAATGGGTGAATGAACTCGGCATGACTCCTCATTCGCAAGCACGTACGCTTTCGGGCATCCGGGCTTTTTATAAGTTTCTGATTATGGAAGATTTATTGGCTGCCGACCCCACGGAAACTATAGAAGCTCCTAAATTAGACCGCAAATTACCCGATACGCTTAATTACGAAGAAATTACTCAATTATTGGATGCCATCGATGTTTCTACCCCAGAAGGAACCCGCAACAAAGCCATGCTCGAAACTTTGTACAGTTCAGGTTTGCGCGTATCCGAATTAGTAGAGCTCCGATTAAGTAATATTTACCGCGATTTAGGCTTTGTAAGAGTTATCGGGAAAGGCAGTAAAGAACGGCTGGTGCCCATTGGGCGGGATGCCTTAAAATATTTAAAAATTTACCTCGAAGAAATTCGCTGTCATATACCCATTAAAAAAGGGCAAGAAGATTATGTTTTTTTAAACCGCCGGGGTGCCGCACTTACCCGGGTAATGGTATTTACCATCATTAAAAATCTGGCGCAAAAAATCAGCTTAAATAAAACTATTAGTCCGCACACTTTCCGGCATTCCTTTGCTACTCACTTAATTGAAGGAGGCGCCGACTTAAGAGCCGTACAAGAAATGCTCGGCCATGAATCCATTACTACCACCGAAATATATACTCATTTAGACCGGGATTATTTAAAGCAGGTCATTCAGGATTTTCATCCGCGCAGTTAA
- a CDS encoding quinone-dependent dihydroorotate dehydrogenase has protein sequence MYKPLIRPLLFQIDPEQIHDLSYPVIKTAFKLPFAAQLGKNIFRVDYPALEREVFGLKFPNPVGLAAGFDKDARLVDEFENFGFGFLEIGTLTPMPQPGNEKPRLFRLPKDQAIINRMGFNNRGVEVAAHRLRNRRGNIIIGGNIGKNKVTPNEQALKDYLYCFDALYEVVDYFVVNVSSPNTPDLRALQDKEPLQHLLSELQNRNQSKLKAKPLLLKIAPDLNQNQLDDIIQIAVDTQLSGIIATNTTISRDNLLTNQAQVLAMGAGGLSGKPLTQRSTEIIRYLRQHLPPAIRLIGVGGIMTAEDALEKLDAGADLIQLYTGFIYEGPGLVRQINQALLKRTKW, from the coding sequence ATGTACAAACCGCTAATTCGTCCGCTGCTTTTTCAAATCGATCCGGAACAGATTCATGATCTTTCGTATCCGGTAATTAAAACAGCCTTTAAATTGCCGTTTGCGGCACAACTCGGGAAAAATATATTCCGGGTAGATTATCCTGCTTTAGAACGCGAAGTATTCGGGTTAAAGTTTCCGAATCCGGTGGGTTTGGCGGCGGGTTTTGATAAAGATGCCCGTTTGGTAGATGAGTTTGAAAATTTCGGCTTTGGCTTTCTGGAAATTGGTACTTTAACTCCCATGCCCCAACCCGGTAACGAAAAGCCCCGGCTGTTTCGCTTGCCTAAAGATCAGGCTATTATAAACCGGATGGGATTTAACAACCGGGGGGTAGAAGTAGCGGCGCACCGGCTACGCAACCGAAGAGGGAATATTATTATTGGCGGCAATATTGGTAAAAATAAAGTAACGCCGAACGAACAAGCCTTAAAAGATTACTTGTATTGTTTCGATGCCTTGTACGAGGTAGTAGATTATTTTGTGGTAAATGTGAGTTCCCCCAATACCCCCGACTTGCGGGCCTTACAAGACAAAGAACCTTTGCAACATTTACTCTCGGAATTGCAGAACCGCAACCAAAGTAAATTAAAAGCAAAACCTTTACTGCTAAAAATTGCGCCGGATTTAAATCAAAATCAGTTAGATGATATTATTCAGATTGCCGTAGATACCCAACTGAGCGGTATTATTGCAACCAATACTACTATTAGTCGCGATAATTTACTTACCAACCAGGCCCAGGTTTTAGCCATGGGAGCTGGCGGATTAAGCGGTAAACCCCTTACCCAGCGTTCCACTGAAATTATTCGTTACCTGCGGCAGCATTTGCCCCCCGCTATTCGCCTGATTGGGGTAGGAGGAATTATGACCGCTGAGGATGCCCTGGAAAAGTTAGATGCGGGCGCCGATTTAATTCAACTATACACGGGTTTTATTTACGAAGGCCCAGGCTTGGTCCGGCAAATTAATCAGGCACTTCTTAAAAGAACAAAGTGGTAA
- a CDS encoding DUF4249 domain-containing protein, which translates to MQSTVWKYFLVLLALTSCIDPVNINLKPEPDQLVVEGLITNESTQAPIKVAYTQPYTQQVGVIPKPLQNATIYVEDQNNNRFNYYENAPGNYIPESFTGVVGNTYTLTIITEGKKVYQSKPEKMVPTNPVDGVSAELRARPKVDSQGDEIIEYSFQTFVNTSDPAEEKNYYMWRWIGTYEVHTQPQDHTRDVQGTPVPDPLPCCAVCWVTEGHHNISVRNDALINGNKIIKQPIALLPILPENFSFRYHLRVKQYSLTEPAYNFWRILTSQVTGVGSVQDPPPASVHGNIFNVDDEKEVVLGYFGASAVSTDAFFIDRGEVPFAIPRFIYADDCRVLKNSTATKPDFW; encoded by the coding sequence ATGCAGTCTACCGTTTGGAAATACTTTTTAGTTTTATTGGCTTTAACCAGTTGCATTGACCCGGTAAATATTAACTTAAAACCGGAACCCGACCAACTGGTAGTAGAAGGATTAATTACCAACGAAAGTACGCAAGCCCCGATAAAAGTAGCTTATACCCAGCCTTATACCCAGCAAGTAGGCGTTATTCCCAAACCCCTACAGAATGCTACCATTTATGTTGAAGATCAGAATAATAACCGGTTTAATTATTACGAGAATGCTCCCGGTAACTACATTCCGGAATCTTTTACCGGGGTAGTAGGTAACACGTACACCTTAACTATTATAACCGAAGGAAAAAAAGTTTACCAATCCAAGCCCGAAAAAATGGTTCCTACCAATCCCGTGGATGGAGTTTCGGCGGAGTTGCGCGCCCGCCCGAAAGTAGATAGCCAGGGCGACGAAATAATTGAATACAGTTTCCAGACTTTTGTAAATACCAGCGACCCTGCCGAGGAAAAAAATTATTACATGTGGCGGTGGATTGGAACATACGAGGTGCACACGCAGCCACAGGATCATACCCGGGATGTACAAGGAACTCCCGTACCCGATCCATTACCTTGCTGCGCGGTTTGCTGGGTAACGGAAGGCCACCATAATATTTCCGTTCGAAACGATGCGTTAATTAATGGTAATAAAATTATTAAACAACCCATTGCCTTACTGCCCATTTTACCTGAAAACTTTAGTTTCAGATACCATTTAAGAGTAAAGCAATACTCCCTTACGGAACCGGCTTATAATTTCTGGCGGATTCTTACCTCTCAGGTAACGGGGGTAGGTTCGGTGCAAGATCCGCCACCCGCGTCGGTGCATGGTAACATATTTAACGTGGATGATGAAAAAGAAGTGGTATTAGGTTATTTTGGAGCTTCGGCGGTTTCCACAGATGCTTTTTTCATTGATCGGGGCGAGGTGCCATTCGCTATTCCCCGCTTTATTTACGCAGATGATTGCCGGGTTTTAAAAAATAGCACGGCAACTAAACCAGATTTTTGGTAA